In Tachypleus tridentatus isolate NWPU-2018 chromosome 3, ASM421037v1, whole genome shotgun sequence, the sequence ATCTGGAAAGAGTTAAAAGAACAAATGCTTCAAGTATTTCTCATGTCTAATGCTGGTTTGAATTAGTACATTACTTAATGTACTTAAAATTTAATGTCATATACATATTTCATAGGGTCTTGGTAGTTGGGAAAATTTATGATTTCTGTAATATGCTCTACATCCAGGTGGTAACCAGGTGAATAGACTATTCAAAAGATAGTAGAGAAGCACAACAATTACCTCAAGTAATTACATGTGCATGCTGAATGTAGATCTGCATATTTCGTTTTCGCGATAAACTTGAGGACAACTTTCAGTTGATGATCGTGGAGTTAACTTGTAACGTTTGAAGTTCCTGTACTACCAAAAACTGCATGGTTTTATTTCTCAGAAAACTGTAGTTAAAATCTGTATAAGTTGTGAATATTGTATGAAAAGCAACATTTGTACTTGAAAACCTGACTAATTCGTATTGGTGGAGAATGTGAGCGTGGCTGTCTTGTGAAAAGCAATTTGAGTTAAGAATAATATTCAGTCATCTAGCTAAGTTTAGTTTGTGGACAAAAACCAACTGCAGTGAAATGAATAATCCATTATATATTTCTAGTTCAGTGATGTAGGGTCAGTGAAATTGTTAGATTGCCTGTGTACAGCTAATTAATGCGAGTTTATTACCAACTATTATCCAAAAATTGATACTTTTTACACTGAACCTGTTTTATGGTAATGAGTGACAAATTTCTTTCTTAGTCATCCTGGTTATTTTGGAAAAGTGGGTATGCGTAATTTCCACCTGCGTAAGAGCCAGTACTACAAACCTATAATCAATTTGGACAAATTGTGGACTCTTGTTACGGAACAGACCCGAGAAACATACAAGAACCATCCAGAAGGCAAAGCACCTGTCATTGACGTTGTTAGAGCGGTAAGAACTGGGCGTTTGTATACACGTTGATCATTAATCTTTGTCTAGCTTTGAGAGTAGGATGGagatattaaacataatttaagcTCATGTGATTGTTGTCACATTGGTAATATTGAttgacatttttattactttgtaagATTCCAAAACTTTTCAGCTTAAACATGAAAACTGCaactttataattatgaagtaccgtgtgaaatgtaaaaattgttaaatctGTAGTTAAATTTACTCCTAATAGGTGACAGCACCATCAAAGacgtaattttattgtttttattgcacTTCGGTATAAGTAATTTATGAGGTGAAAGCAGTTATTGTTAACCTTAAGAAATTTCcgtaattactaattttttgaGCACTTCTTTTACTGAAGTTATTCTAGATAGTTACAAGTGATGAAAAGGTTTAGATGTcatctttgtatttttgttttaagaaacgaAATCAAAAGAGTACTAAATTGTGTGTAGGTTTCAACATACATTCATGAAGATAAATTGGTGGAATTTGATCATTGAATTTGAAATTGTCTAGATACATAAAtgcttttaacatttttgttcttaTCTGAAACTTTTATGCATgtatgcagagatgccaaccattacaattttggtatatacattacaactatacgcTCACACAGACAAAcgttacgacttgttgcaactcccaaattattatatataggccgatacaataaagtaataaattgttcccccagggcttgaaaggaatgaaaaaatttctagtgagatacaaattaaatttgataataaataaaagacatagtccaaatggctacttgcgataatcatgtttgtgcttgaaataataaaaaatatttgtatctccgacatctaccaatagtttaagtgcagtgcttctcctactgggtacgtgggggaatccatagttatgtcatcagtgcttgtcagctaATCAGCGctcacgtagatgggtatttctcgttttctaagcagcataaaCACCagtgcgatcgttcacaagatggaaaaaacgaggtctcgttcaccagattgtcttgtttctggcaaatctaataggactaaaactgtgaatcaaaaatttaggaaagagtatagtgcaaaatatccagtcattgcatcaaaagtcagtgacagtcatatgttttgtacagtttgtcacatcaatttttttgtggcgggataaacgattgctCCAGTCATACAAAttcagcatctcaccaacaaaaggctgaggtgaagacaaaaacaatgcagataacacatttatgagtaagaattcagaatatgaaaccataaatacagaagtgatgttcacgcaattcatcattgctcataatttactcctagctgtagccgatcatgcaggacctATATTCAAGAAagtgttcccagactctgatatagcgaaaaaatatggctgtgctagaaccaaaactacagcaaTTGTACagatgttgggttgtgaagataaaatgatttcaagcatacttactaacagtgtttacagtttagccacagatggatccacagacatggatgactcaaaactgtatccagtggttgtaggatatcttgaccctttgcttggaaaatttgtttgttctcttttgacaatggtggaatggaaataagcttcaacgggagagagtattttcaagcttttggaccacgaactgacaaagaggtaaattccatgggaaaactgtcttagtttttcttaaGACAATGCcacagttatgtctggtataggtaaaggtgtgatgggacacatctcaagatgacagcctagcatttacttcatgggctgtgcctatcatctcatgaatattgctgcccagaaagcttccagagaataTCCATgcccattgaagaagtattttcactgtgaaaaggataaactagattcaaaaggatctaaacatgcagctcagtcaggcagcaagactttaacagtcaggatatcctctcagccacacagatacacagtcaagacaccctcccagccacacaggacacagtcaagacaccctcccagccacacagggacacagtcaagacaccctcccagccacatagggacacaagacaacagtctccaaaagcagacaaagaaacatttgttataattcaatatatgtttaggcagtctgaccttgaagtAAAGAAGAGACagtcaatgaaaaaagagaagaaaacaagagctagcaaggaagtaaccaagaaaagttatgcagagaaagttagataagttaacagttttcttggacaacaaaatgaacttgttattttgtctttttcttcagtctgcaattcctctatttgagcaaaccaatttgatattgcaaagaaaaTAACCTTGCacacacattatgcatagaactctgattacacaagttaaaaatatacttgtcagatacatcaagccagaatatcttgaaaacaacatcactgaacttgactacaacaatgaatccttacacaaatctgatgaggcagtttctattggaaatgctgccaaggaatacattgttaaatatgaaaaggacctggacctgatcagcttctacaccagtatCAAGAAACACTATATTGTAGCtgcaaattacatgatgaaacctttccctctaaatgatgaacttttgattcacgcagaggttgctgatccaaaactgaaagtcagcaaagatttttcttctacgcttcttcacagacaggtatcctgtccttgtcaatacacatgagcacgacactactgtcaagttggaagggcaatatttgaactatcaaattgatactttcttagaaactgttcttcagttgaatgttgacaagttttgggttcagctatctacagttaaggatggaaatagcaaccagaagtatgacattctgtgtagggttatgcttggaattcttacaatcttccattctaatgctgacagtgaaaggatatttagtttagtgactgaaaacaaaagcaagttcagaccaaacttgagcacctcagttttgaacAGTATTATCACatacaagatgtgtatgcagtcaaatggacaatgttgttataactcccaaccaaccagagacattctcatgaaagcgaaggctgcaacagctgcaaaactatacaataagtgttataaacatgatataaactagtccttacacaaaggcttttctgtctactgtttgtgcatgttcaatgttgttttaccggtatgtttgttactctgaactacataaaagacaatttcaaaagtatttttttaatttatttattaaatacacaaaacacaggtATAAATGAGTAAtctataacagtaataaataataatagttgtaataataataaacagctttgagacattggtcaggccacATATGATAAAGAGCTCTGTCTACAGTCATTATGCtcaatcatttgaaatagttggaaCCTCTGTGTATGTGTTTTGTGTCAGTTGAGACCGTCTAAATTTGAGAGTTACTCATTAAGTTCTTTGTTGGCTTCAGTAGTCGATCTTAGAAGATAAGCGATGTTATATATTTGCTTTTAATTAGGTAAAATAGGCTTACTGTGCTTAAAAAGTTGATGCCAATGTAAAAACTGTGTTGATTTATTATTCACTGAGTGAGGTGTATTTGCTTCCAAGTAAGtatattacaaattgtttaatatgataaaaaaaattttgcTATTTTTGCTCTAAAACTGTTTTGAATGGTAATCTGTATCGGTAAAACATTTATCGTGTATGTTGTATAGAAAGTTCTGTATAAAcatgatgttaaaatatatttttatcaagttCATAGTTTATAGTATGGtaagcaaaatgttaaaataataatttgaaaaaaataattgttgaaatgAAACTTAGAAAATTGtaggtttcatttattttattttgtttgatttcattgTAATGAAGCTTTTGTTAACTTAATTGAAACTTTAGAATTTATTTGAACTTTGATAATTTGCATGTGAAGTTTGTGAATTTATACATATCCATATTAGTGttcttgtgtattttttgttaaaaaacaagtaCTTATCAGTTGTCATTGTGTTTGAAGTTTCATATTGAATGGACATGCTGATACTGTATATTTCATTACagtttacagcttttacagtaaaaaaTTTTACGGTTTTGATCATTGGTACGAACATTATTTGAGTAAAGTTCCTTTCCATTAAACTATGTAAATTTTACTGGTGATCAAAATGTTGTCTGTTTTAAAAAAACGatcttactgtaaattgtaataaaatgttgtatATGTTTGCCTATTACTGTGAAAATACTCAATATAAAATCGTTTTTTGGGTTAAGCCACATTAAGTGTTTTTGTGATTTTCTTACAGGGTTACTTCAAAGTTCTTGGTAAGGGCAGACTACCAAAACAGCCTGTTATTGTCAAAGCTAAATTCTTCAGTAGACAGGCAGAAGAAAAGATTAAGGCAGTTGGAGGGTGTTGTGTGCTCACTGCATAACATGtattatagataaaataaacctCTTGGGAAGTTGAAATGGTTCAAGTGTcttatatctatttttatataattttatattatataccaatattttattttcattaaacctGTTGTATGTAAATGTTTGTGAAACATCATTTAGGAGTAGAAATGTACATGGcactaaatttcattatctcaTTATTACCTTATTAATTACTATGGAAATTGGGTTAAATTCAATTAACACATTGGCTGCCACATAATAAATTGAgtatgaatataattaaacatttaggAGATATCAAGGAGCAGTCCAATAGCTTTGAAATGTGTCTGTGACCCAGCAGTGGAACTCATGACAGCCAACTTGTTATACATGGTATTTCAAGTGATGGCATGTTTTTAGAAATACAGTTACG encodes:
- the RpL27A gene encoding ribosomal protein L27A; this encodes MSTNKRKTRKLRGHVSHGHGRVGKARKHPGGRGNAGGMHHHRINFDKYHPGYFGKVGMRNFHLRKSQYYKPIINLDKLWTLVTEQTRETYKNHPEGKAPVIDVVRAGYFKVLGKGRLPKQPVIVKAKFFSRQAEEKIKAVGGCCVLTA